One genomic segment of Drosophila melanogaster chromosome 3R includes these proteins:
- the Atpalpha gene encoding Na pump alpha subunit, isoform G, producing the protein MPAKVNKKENLDDLKQELDIDFHKISPEELYQRFQTHPENGLSHAKAKENLERDGPNALTPPKQTPEWVKFCKNLFGGFAMLLWIGAILCFVAYSIQASTSEEPADDNLYLGIVLSAVVIVTGIFSYYQESKSSKIMESFKNMVPQFATVIREGEKLTLRAEDLVLGDVVEVKFGDRIPADIRIIEARNFKVDNSSLTGESEPQSRGAEFTHENPLETKNLAFFSTNAVEGTAKGVVISCGDHTVMGRIAGLASGLDTGETPIAKEIHHFIHLITGVAVFLGVTFFVIAFILGYHWLDAVIFLIGIIVANVPEGLLATVTVCLTLTAKRMASKNCLVKNLEAVETLGSTSTICSDKTGTLTQNRMTVAHMWFDNQIIEADTTEDQSGVQYDRTSPGFKALSRIATLCNRAEFKGGQDGVPILKKEVSGDASEAALLKCMELALGDVMNIRKRNKKIAEVPFNSTNKYQVSIHETEDTNDPRYLLVMKGAPERILERCSTIFINGKEKVLDEEMKEAFNNAYMELGGLGERVLGFCDFMLPSDKYPNGFKFNTDDINFPIDNLRFVGLMSMIDPPRAAVPDAVAKCRSAGIKVIMVTGDHPITAKAIAKSVGIISEGNETVEDIAQRLNIPVSEVNPREAKAAVVHGAELRDVSSDQLDEILRYHTEIVFARTSPQQKLIIVEGCQRMGAIVAVTGDGVNDSPALKKADIGVAMGIAGSDVSKQAADMILLDDNFASIVTGVEEGRLIFDNLKKSIAYTLTSNIPEISPFLAFILCDIPLPLGTVTILCIDLGTDMIPAISLAYEQAESDIMKRQPRDPYRDNLVNRRLISMAYGQIGMIQAAAGFFVYFVIMAENGFLPKKLFGIRKMWDSKAVNDLTDSYGQEWTYRDRKTLEYTCHTAFFISIVVVQWADLIICKTRRNSIFQQGMRNWALNFGLVFETVLAAFLSYCPGMEKGLRMYPLKLVWWFPAIPFALAIFIYDETRRFYLRRNPGGWLEQETYY; encoded by the exons ATGCCGGCCAAAGTTAATAAAAAGGAGAATTTAGATGATCTCAAACAGGAGTTGGATATCGATTTTCATAAAATCTCTCCTGAGGAATTGTATCAGCGCTTTCAGACACATCCCGAAAAT GGTCTAAGTCACGCCAAGGCCAAGGAAAACTTGGAGCGCGATGGTCCCAATGCGCTGACGCCACCCAAGCAGACGCCCGAATGGGTGAAGTTCTGTAAGAACCTGTTCGGTGGCTTCGCCATGTTGCTGTGGATCGGTGCTATTCTCTGCTTTGTGGCCTATTCTATCCAGGCCAGCACCAGCGAGGAGCCGGCCGACGATAATTTGTATCTGGGTATTGTACTTTCCGCTGTCGTCATCGTGACGGGCATTTTCTCATACTATCAG GAATCGAAAAGTTCTAAGATCATGGAATCGTTCAAGAACATGGTACCCCAGTTCGCCACCGTCATCCGCGAGGGCGAGAAACTCACGCTGCGCGCTGAGGATCTCGTTCTGGGCGATGTCGTTGAGGTGAAGTTCGGCGACCGTATCCCCGCTGATATCCGCATCATCGAGGCGCGCAACTTCAAGGTGGACAACTCCTCGCTGACCGGCGAGTCGGAGCCGCAGTCCCGCGGTGCCGAGTTCACCCATGAGAATCCGCTGGAGACCAAGAATCTGGCCTTCTTCTCCACCAACGCCGTCGAGGGCACTGCCAAGGGTGTGGTCATCAGCTGTGGCGATCACACCGTCATGGGCCGCATTGCTGGCCTTGCCTCCGGTCTAGACACCGGCGAGACGCCCATTGCCAAGGAGATCCACCATTTCATCCACCTTATTACCGGCGTGGCCGTGTTCCTGGGCGTCACCTTCTTCGTGATTGCCTTCATCCTGGGCTACCACTGGCTGGACGCTGTCATCTTTTTGATCGGTATCATCGTCGCCAACGTGCCCGAGGGTCTGCTGGCCACCGTAACTGTGTGCCTGACCCTTACCGCCAAGCGTATGGCCTCAAAGAACTGTCTGGTGAAGAATCTGGAGGCCGTGGAGACCCTTGGCTCCACATCGACCATCTGCTCCGATAAGACCGGCACCCTCACCCAGAACCGAATGACGGTCGCCCACATGTGGTTCGATAATCAGATCATCGAGGCCGACACAACTGAGGATCAGTCGGGTGTTCAATACGATAGAACCAGCCCTGGATTCAAGGCGCTCTCTCGCATTGCCACTCTCTGTAACCGTGCCGAGTTCAAGGGAGGCCAAGATGGCGTCCCAATCCTCAAGAAAGAAGTCAGTGGAGATGCCTCCGAGGCTGCTCTGCTCAAGTGCATGGAACTGGCTCTGGGCGATGTGATGAACATTCGCAAGCGTAATAAGAAGATTGCCGAGGTGCCCTTCAACTCCACCAACAAATACCAAGTGTCCATCCACGAAACCGAGGATACCAACGATCCCCGCTACTTGCTCGTAATGAAGGGAGCCCCCGAACGTATCTTGGAGCGCTGCTCTACCATTTTTATCAACGGCAAGGAGAAGGTTCTGGACGAGGAGATGAAGGAGGCGTTCAACAATGCCTACATGGAACTCGGTGGACTGGGTGAGCGCGTGCTCGGTTTCTGTGACTTTATGCTGCCATCCGACAAGTATCCCAACGGCTTTAAGTTCAACACCGACGACATCAACTTCCCCATCGATAATCTGCGTTTCGTCGGCCTTATGTCCATGATTGATCCCCCACGTGCTGCCGTGCCCGATGCCGTTGCCAAGTGCCGATCGGCCGGCATCAAGGTCATCATGGTCACCGGCGATCACCCGATCACTGCCAAGGCCATCGCCAAGTCTGTCGGTATTATATCCGAGGGCAACGAGACCGTCGAGGACATTGCCCAGCGCCTCAACATACCCGTCTCTGAAGTGAATCCCCGCGAGGCCAAGGCCGCCGTCGTCCATGGCGCTGAGCTTCGTGATGTGTCCAGCGACCAGCTGGATGAAATCCTCCGCTACCACACCGAGATCGTCTTCGCCCGTACCTCGCCCCAGCAGAAATTGATCATTGTCGAGGGTTGCCAGCGCATGGGAGCTATTGTGGCCGTGACTGGTGATGGTGTCAACGATTCTCCCGCTCTGAAGAAAGCCGATATCGGTGTTGCCATGGGTATAGCCGGTTCCGATGTGTCCAAGCAG GCTGCTGACATGATTTTGCTGGACGACAACTTTGCCTCCATTGTGACTGGTGTGGAGGAGGGTCGCCTGATCTTCGACAACCTGAAAAAGTCCATCGCCTACACCCTGACCTCCAACATTCCCGAAATCTCGCCCTTCCTGGCCTTCATCCTCTGCGATATACCACTGCCACTGGGAACCGTGACGATTCTTTGCATCGATCTGGGCACTGACATG ATTCCGGCCATTTCACTCGCTTACGAGCAAGCCGAGAGCGATATTATGAAGCGTCAGCCGAGAGATCCGTATCGCGACAACTTGGTGAACCGCAG GTTGATTTCGATGGCCTACGGACAGATCGGCATGATCCAGGCCGCCGCCGGCTTCTTTGTGTACTTCGTCATCATGGCTGAGAACGGCTTCTTGCCCAAGAAACTGTTTGGCATTCGTAAGATGTGGGACTCAAAGGCTGTTAACGATCTAACTGATTCCTACGGTCAAGAATGG ACCTACCGCGACCGCAAGACCTTGGAGTATACCTGCCACACGGCCTTCTTCATCTCGATCGTGGTTGTGCAATGGGCCGATCTGATCATCTGCAAGACGCGTCGTAACTCGATCTTCCAGCAGGGCATGCGCAACTGGGCTTTGAACTTTGGCCTCGTCTTTGAAACCGTGCTGGCCGCGTTCCTCTCATACTGCCCGGGCATGGAGAAGGGTCTGCGCATGTACCCCCTGAA ACTCGTCTGGTGGTTCCCGGCTATTCCATTTGCGCTGGCCATCTTCATCTATGACGAGACCCGTCGTTTCTACTTGCGCCGCAACCCCGGAGGCTGGTTGGAGCAGGAGACCTACTATTAA
- the Atpalpha gene encoding Na pump alpha subunit, isoform F, with protein sequence MPAKVNKKENLDDLKQELDIDFHKISPEELYQRFQTHPENGLSHAKAKENLERDGPNALTPPKQTPEWVKFCKNLFGGFAMLLWIGAILCFVAYSIQASTSEEPADDNLYLGIVLSAVVIVTGIFSYYQESKSSKIMESFKNMVPQFATVIREGEKLTLRAEDLVLGDVVEVKFGDRIPADIRIIEARNFKVDNSSLTGESEPQSRGAEFTHENPLETKNLAFFSTNAVEGTAKGVVISCGDHTVMGRIAGLASGLDTGETPIAKEIHHFIHLITGVAVFLGVTFFVIAFILGYHWLDAVIFLIGIIVANVPEGLLATVTVCLTLTAKRMASKNCLVKNLEAVETLGSTSTICSDKTGTLTQNRMTVAHMWFDNQIIEADTTEDQSGVQYDRTSPGFKALSRIATLCNRAEFKGGQDGVPILKKEVSGDASEAALLKCMELALGDVMNIRKRNKKIAEVPFNSTNKYQVSIHETEDTNDPRYLLVMKGAPERILERCSTIFINGKEKVLDEEMKEAFNNAYMELGGLGERVLGFCDFMLPSDKYPNGFKFNTDDINFPIDNLRFVGLMSMIDPPRAAVPDAVAKCRSAGIKVIMVTGDHPITAKAIAKSVGIISEGNETVEDIAQRLNIPVSEVNPREAKAAVVHGAELRDVSSDQLDEILRYHTEIVFARTSPQQKLIIVEGCQRMGAIVAVTGDGVNDSPALKKADIGVAMGIAGSDVSKQAADMILLDDNFASIVTGVEEGRLIFDNLKKSIAYTLTSNIPEISPFLAFILCDIPLPLGTVTILCIDLGTDMVPAISLAYETAESDIMKRQPRNPFQDKLVNERLISMAYGQIGMIQAAAGFFVYFVIMAENGFLPKKLFGIRKMWDSKAVNDLTDSYGQEWTYRDRKTLEYTCHTAFFISIVVVQWADLIICKTRRNSIFQQGMRNWALNFGLVFETVLAAFLSYCPGMEKGLRMYPLKLVWWFPAIPFALAIFIYDETRRFYLRRNPGGWLEQETYY encoded by the exons ATGCCGGCCAAAGTTAATAAAAAGGAGAATTTAGATGATCTCAAACAGGAGTTGGATATCGATTTTCATAAAATCTCTCCTGAGGAATTGTATCAGCGCTTTCAGACACATCCCGAAAAT GGTCTAAGTCACGCCAAGGCCAAGGAAAACTTGGAGCGCGATGGTCCCAATGCGCTGACGCCACCCAAGCAGACGCCCGAATGGGTGAAGTTCTGTAAGAACCTGTTCGGTGGCTTCGCCATGTTGCTGTGGATCGGTGCTATTCTCTGCTTTGTGGCCTATTCTATCCAGGCCAGCACCAGCGAGGAGCCGGCCGACGATAATTTGTATCTGGGTATTGTACTTTCCGCTGTCGTCATCGTGACGGGCATTTTCTCATACTATCAG GAATCGAAAAGTTCTAAGATCATGGAATCGTTCAAGAACATGGTACCCCAGTTCGCCACCGTCATCCGCGAGGGCGAGAAACTCACGCTGCGCGCTGAGGATCTCGTTCTGGGCGATGTCGTTGAGGTGAAGTTCGGCGACCGTATCCCCGCTGATATCCGCATCATCGAGGCGCGCAACTTCAAGGTGGACAACTCCTCGCTGACCGGCGAGTCGGAGCCGCAGTCCCGCGGTGCCGAGTTCACCCATGAGAATCCGCTGGAGACCAAGAATCTGGCCTTCTTCTCCACCAACGCCGTCGAGGGCACTGCCAAGGGTGTGGTCATCAGCTGTGGCGATCACACCGTCATGGGCCGCATTGCTGGCCTTGCCTCCGGTCTAGACACCGGCGAGACGCCCATTGCCAAGGAGATCCACCATTTCATCCACCTTATTACCGGCGTGGCCGTGTTCCTGGGCGTCACCTTCTTCGTGATTGCCTTCATCCTGGGCTACCACTGGCTGGACGCTGTCATCTTTTTGATCGGTATCATCGTCGCCAACGTGCCCGAGGGTCTGCTGGCCACCGTAACTGTGTGCCTGACCCTTACCGCCAAGCGTATGGCCTCAAAGAACTGTCTGGTGAAGAATCTGGAGGCCGTGGAGACCCTTGGCTCCACATCGACCATCTGCTCCGATAAGACCGGCACCCTCACCCAGAACCGAATGACGGTCGCCCACATGTGGTTCGATAATCAGATCATCGAGGCCGACACAACTGAGGATCAGTCGGGTGTTCAATACGATAGAACCAGCCCTGGATTCAAGGCGCTCTCTCGCATTGCCACTCTCTGTAACCGTGCCGAGTTCAAGGGAGGCCAAGATGGCGTCCCAATCCTCAAGAAAGAAGTCAGTGGAGATGCCTCCGAGGCTGCTCTGCTCAAGTGCATGGAACTGGCTCTGGGCGATGTGATGAACATTCGCAAGCGTAATAAGAAGATTGCCGAGGTGCCCTTCAACTCCACCAACAAATACCAAGTGTCCATCCACGAAACCGAGGATACCAACGATCCCCGCTACTTGCTCGTAATGAAGGGAGCCCCCGAACGTATCTTGGAGCGCTGCTCTACCATTTTTATCAACGGCAAGGAGAAGGTTCTGGACGAGGAGATGAAGGAGGCGTTCAACAATGCCTACATGGAACTCGGTGGACTGGGTGAGCGCGTGCTCGGTTTCTGTGACTTTATGCTGCCATCCGACAAGTATCCCAACGGCTTTAAGTTCAACACCGACGACATCAACTTCCCCATCGATAATCTGCGTTTCGTCGGCCTTATGTCCATGATTGATCCCCCACGTGCTGCCGTGCCCGATGCCGTTGCCAAGTGCCGATCGGCCGGCATCAAGGTCATCATGGTCACCGGCGATCACCCGATCACTGCCAAGGCCATCGCCAAGTCTGTCGGTATTATATCCGAGGGCAACGAGACCGTCGAGGACATTGCCCAGCGCCTCAACATACCCGTCTCTGAAGTGAATCCCCGCGAGGCCAAGGCCGCCGTCGTCCATGGCGCTGAGCTTCGTGATGTGTCCAGCGACCAGCTGGATGAAATCCTCCGCTACCACACCGAGATCGTCTTCGCCCGTACCTCGCCCCAGCAGAAATTGATCATTGTCGAGGGTTGCCAGCGCATGGGAGCTATTGTGGCCGTGACTGGTGATGGTGTCAACGATTCTCCCGCTCTGAAGAAAGCCGATATCGGTGTTGCCATGGGTATAGCCGGTTCCGATGTGTCCAAGCAG GCTGCTGACATGATTTTGCTGGACGACAACTTTGCCTCCATTGTGACTGGTGTGGAGGAGGGTCGCCTGATCTTCGACAACCTGAAAAAGTCCATCGCCTACACCCTGACCTCCAACATTCCCGAAATCTCGCCCTTCCTGGCCTTCATCCTCTGCGATATACCACTGCCACTGGGAACCGTGACGATTCTTTGCATCGATCTGGGCACTGACATG GTGCCAGCCATTTCCTTAGCTTATGAGACGGCTGAATCCGATATTATGAAACGCCAGCCGAGGAACCCCTTCCAAGATAAACTGGTCAACGAAAG GTTGATTTCGATGGCCTACGGACAGATCGGCATGATCCAGGCCGCCGCCGGCTTCTTTGTGTACTTCGTCATCATGGCTGAGAACGGCTTCTTGCCCAAGAAACTGTTTGGCATTCGTAAGATGTGGGACTCAAAGGCTGTTAACGATCTAACTGATTCCTACGGTCAAGAATGG ACCTACCGCGACCGCAAGACCTTGGAGTATACCTGCCACACGGCCTTCTTCATCTCGATCGTGGTTGTGCAATGGGCCGATCTGATCATCTGCAAGACGCGTCGTAACTCGATCTTCCAGCAGGGCATGCGCAACTGGGCTTTGAACTTTGGCCTCGTCTTTGAAACCGTGCTGGCCGCGTTCCTCTCATACTGCCCGGGCATGGAGAAGGGTCTGCGCATGTACCCCCTGAA ACTCGTCTGGTGGTTCCCGGCTATTCCATTTGCGCTGGCCATCTTCATCTATGACGAGACCCGTCGTTTCTACTTGCGCCGCAACCCCGGAGGCTGGTTGGAGCAGGAGACCTACTATTAA
- the Atpalpha gene encoding Na pump alpha subunit, isoform I produces the protein MPAKVNKKENLDDLKQELDIDFHKISPEELYQRFQTHPENGLSHAKAKENLERDGPNALTPPKQTPEWVKFCKNLFGGFAMLLWIGAILCFVAYSIQASTSEEPADDNLYLGIVLSAVVIVTGIFSYYQESKSSKIMESFKNMVPQFATVIREGEKLTLRAEDLVLGDVVEVKFGDRIPADIRIIEARNFKVDNSSLTGESEPQSRGAEFTHENPLETKNLAFFSTNAVEGTAKGVVISCGDHTVMGRIAGLASGLDTGETPIAKEIHHFIHLITGVAVFLGVTFFVIAFILGYHWLDAVIFLIGIIVANVPEGLLATVTVCLTLTAKRMASKNCLVKNLEAVETLGSTSTICSDKTGTLTQNRMTVAHMWFDNQIIEADTTEDQSGVQYDRTSPGFKALSRIATLCNRAEFKGGQDGVPILKKEVSGDASEAALLKCMELALGDVMNIRKRNKKIAEVPFNSTNKYQVSIHETEDTNDPRYLLVMKGAPERILERCSTIFINGKEKVLDEEMKEAFNNAYMELGGLGERVLGFCDFMLPSDKYPNGFKFNTDDINFPIDNLRFVGLMSMIDPPRAAVPDAVAKCRSAGIKVIMVTGDHPITAKAIAKSVGIISEGNETVEDIAQRLNIPVSEVNPREAKAAVVHGAELRDVSSDQLDEILRYHTEIVFARTSPQQKLIIVEGCQRMGAIVAVTGDGVNDSPALKKADIGVAMGIAGSDVSKQAADMILLDDNFASIVTGVEEGRLIFDNLKKSIAYTLTSNIPEISPFLAFILCDIPLPLGTVTILCIDLGTDMIPAISLAYEGPEADIMKRRPRNPEIDNLVNERLISMAYGQIGMIQAAAGFFVYFVIMAENGFLPKKLFGIRKMWDSKAVNDLTDSYGQEWTYRDRKTLEYTCHTAFFISIVVVQWADLIICKTRRNSIFQQGMRNWALNFGLVFETVLAAFLSYCPGMEKGLRMYPLKLVWWFPAIPFALAIFIYDETRRFYLRRNPGGWLEQETYY, from the exons ATGCCGGCCAAAGTTAATAAAAAGGAGAATTTAGATGATCTCAAACAGGAGTTGGATATCGATTTTCATAAAATCTCTCCTGAGGAATTGTATCAGCGCTTTCAGACACATCCCGAAAAT GGTCTAAGTCACGCCAAGGCCAAGGAAAACTTGGAGCGCGATGGTCCCAATGCGCTGACGCCACCCAAGCAGACGCCCGAATGGGTGAAGTTCTGTAAGAACCTGTTCGGTGGCTTCGCCATGTTGCTGTGGATCGGTGCTATTCTCTGCTTTGTGGCCTATTCTATCCAGGCCAGCACCAGCGAGGAGCCGGCCGACGATAATTTGTATCTGGGTATTGTACTTTCCGCTGTCGTCATCGTGACGGGCATTTTCTCATACTATCAG GAATCGAAAAGTTCTAAGATCATGGAATCGTTCAAGAACATGGTACCCCAGTTCGCCACCGTCATCCGCGAGGGCGAGAAACTCACGCTGCGCGCTGAGGATCTCGTTCTGGGCGATGTCGTTGAGGTGAAGTTCGGCGACCGTATCCCCGCTGATATCCGCATCATCGAGGCGCGCAACTTCAAGGTGGACAACTCCTCGCTGACCGGCGAGTCGGAGCCGCAGTCCCGCGGTGCCGAGTTCACCCATGAGAATCCGCTGGAGACCAAGAATCTGGCCTTCTTCTCCACCAACGCCGTCGAGGGCACTGCCAAGGGTGTGGTCATCAGCTGTGGCGATCACACCGTCATGGGCCGCATTGCTGGCCTTGCCTCCGGTCTAGACACCGGCGAGACGCCCATTGCCAAGGAGATCCACCATTTCATCCACCTTATTACCGGCGTGGCCGTGTTCCTGGGCGTCACCTTCTTCGTGATTGCCTTCATCCTGGGCTACCACTGGCTGGACGCTGTCATCTTTTTGATCGGTATCATCGTCGCCAACGTGCCCGAGGGTCTGCTGGCCACCGTAACTGTGTGCCTGACCCTTACCGCCAAGCGTATGGCCTCAAAGAACTGTCTGGTGAAGAATCTGGAGGCCGTGGAGACCCTTGGCTCCACATCGACCATCTGCTCCGATAAGACCGGCACCCTCACCCAGAACCGAATGACGGTCGCCCACATGTGGTTCGATAATCAGATCATCGAGGCCGACACAACTGAGGATCAGTCGGGTGTTCAATACGATAGAACCAGCCCTGGATTCAAGGCGCTCTCTCGCATTGCCACTCTCTGTAACCGTGCCGAGTTCAAGGGAGGCCAAGATGGCGTCCCAATCCTCAAGAAAGAAGTCAGTGGAGATGCCTCCGAGGCTGCTCTGCTCAAGTGCATGGAACTGGCTCTGGGCGATGTGATGAACATTCGCAAGCGTAATAAGAAGATTGCCGAGGTGCCCTTCAACTCCACCAACAAATACCAAGTGTCCATCCACGAAACCGAGGATACCAACGATCCCCGCTACTTGCTCGTAATGAAGGGAGCCCCCGAACGTATCTTGGAGCGCTGCTCTACCATTTTTATCAACGGCAAGGAGAAGGTTCTGGACGAGGAGATGAAGGAGGCGTTCAACAATGCCTACATGGAACTCGGTGGACTGGGTGAGCGCGTGCTCGGTTTCTGTGACTTTATGCTGCCATCCGACAAGTATCCCAACGGCTTTAAGTTCAACACCGACGACATCAACTTCCCCATCGATAATCTGCGTTTCGTCGGCCTTATGTCCATGATTGATCCCCCACGTGCTGCCGTGCCCGATGCCGTTGCCAAGTGCCGATCGGCCGGCATCAAGGTCATCATGGTCACCGGCGATCACCCGATCACTGCCAAGGCCATCGCCAAGTCTGTCGGTATTATATCCGAGGGCAACGAGACCGTCGAGGACATTGCCCAGCGCCTCAACATACCCGTCTCTGAAGTGAATCCCCGCGAGGCCAAGGCCGCCGTCGTCCATGGCGCTGAGCTTCGTGATGTGTCCAGCGACCAGCTGGATGAAATCCTCCGCTACCACACCGAGATCGTCTTCGCCCGTACCTCGCCCCAGCAGAAATTGATCATTGTCGAGGGTTGCCAGCGCATGGGAGCTATTGTGGCCGTGACTGGTGATGGTGTCAACGATTCTCCCGCTCTGAAGAAAGCCGATATCGGTGTTGCCATGGGTATAGCCGGTTCCGATGTGTCCAAGCAG GCTGCTGACATGATTTTGCTGGACGACAACTTTGCCTCCATTGTGACTGGTGTGGAGGAGGGTCGCCTGATCTTCGACAACCTGAAAAAGTCCATCGCCTACACCCTGACCTCCAACATTCCCGAAATCTCGCCCTTCCTGGCCTTCATCCTCTGCGATATACCACTGCCACTGGGAACCGTGACGATTCTTTGCATCGATCTGGGCACTGACATG ATTCCTGCCATATCACTGGCCTACGAGGGACCCGAGGCTGACATCATGAAGCGCCGGCCGCGCAATCCGGAGATCGATAACCTAGTCAACGAGAG GTTGATTTCGATGGCCTACGGACAGATCGGCATGATCCAGGCCGCCGCCGGCTTCTTTGTGTACTTCGTCATCATGGCTGAGAACGGCTTCTTGCCCAAGAAACTGTTTGGCATTCGTAAGATGTGGGACTCAAAGGCTGTTAACGATCTAACTGATTCCTACGGTCAAGAATGG ACCTACCGCGACCGCAAGACCTTGGAGTATACCTGCCACACGGCCTTCTTCATCTCGATCGTGGTTGTGCAATGGGCCGATCTGATCATCTGCAAGACGCGTCGTAACTCGATCTTCCAGCAGGGCATGCGCAACTGGGCTTTGAACTTTGGCCTCGTCTTTGAAACCGTGCTGGCCGCGTTCCTCTCATACTGCCCGGGCATGGAGAAGGGTCTGCGCATGTACCCCCTGAA ACTCGTCTGGTGGTTCCCGGCTATTCCATTTGCGCTGGCCATCTTCATCTATGACGAGACCCGTCGTTTCTACTTGCGCCGCAACCCCGGAGGCTGGTTGGAGCAGGAGACCTACTATTAA